A genomic stretch from Sphingomonas sp. HDW15A includes:
- a CDS encoding hemerythrin domain-containing protein: MSASAGDWDQVLATEHQQTLIIFDKILETRDSQTTKRAMFIKKLTHALDKHAHEEEHVVYPALRAANNAHDADVLEGEHGYVKTFLFELNEMKKSSPEFLPKVREFRDMVDRHAKMEEQEVFPRLKEGLTQEQNDHITSLVNKEGFKMA; the protein is encoded by the coding sequence CCTCGCTACCGAGCATCAGCAGACCCTGATCATCTTCGACAAAATTCTTGAAACCAGAGATTCTCAGACCACGAAGCGGGCAATGTTTATCAAGAAACTCACCCATGCCCTCGACAAGCATGCACACGAAGAAGAGCATGTCGTCTATCCGGCGCTGCGCGCTGCCAACAACGCCCACGATGCGGACGTGTTGGAAGGCGAACACGGCTATGTGAAAACCTTCCTGTTCGAGCTCAACGAGATGAAAAAGAGTTCGCCGGAATTCCTTCCGAAAGTCCGTGAATTCCGTGACATGGTCGATCGCCACGCGAAGATGGAGGAACAGGAGGTCTTTCCCCGGCTCAAGGAAGGACTGACTCAGGAACAAAACGACCACATCACCAGCCTGGTCAACAAGGAAGGCTTTAAGATGGCCTGA